From Solidesulfovibrio carbinoliphilus subsp. oakridgensis, the proteins below share one genomic window:
- a CDS encoding outer membrane homotrimeric porin, giving the protein MKRFVCILAAVLMMTAAVRAQAATEVRMTGDALVYGNFFANRNFTGWNSAKWINEAGTIQGAGTKTEDRFEIWERFRLRSDFIANEAVKFRLGVLVEDTWGHGTFTAANPTVAVEVYQAYLQFKWPGCDIQISAGLQPASIPQSSFFAGSIVFDEDVASLIISAPLIPDHLSLVLAYVRTISSDRTYAPTTTSVYSNEEGYMLALPITIEGFKATPWALFGVGGKGGHYLSEAGWAEGLISSGLFTVGPVGWKNNFITALWAGTTLEVTTFDPFKFYADVIWGQHGMNEYRKNVRNGWFIDAAAEYTGLTMVTPQAFGFWSTGEDSSTRNGSERMPNFFPGSGRGGEHNGGTQSWNAGNSFLFDGGQELVKGSNMGISPLGAWGFGASLNNMSFLDQLTHRLTFAYVHGNNSAKAIRYANFVLGSNPIFQMGRDLTDKEWVIGLNFDTKYMLYENLALILETGWAIPGEFQKNVWGRRLANKAEDAWKVAFGLKYTF; this is encoded by the coding sequence ATGAAACGTTTTGTCTGCATTCTGGCGGCCGTCCTTATGATGACGGCTGCGGTCCGCGCCCAGGCAGCCACCGAGGTGCGGATGACGGGCGACGCGCTCGTCTATGGCAACTTTTTCGCCAACCGGAATTTCACCGGCTGGAACAGCGCCAAATGGATCAACGAGGCCGGCACCATCCAGGGCGCCGGCACCAAGACCGAAGACCGTTTCGAAATCTGGGAGCGCTTCCGCCTGCGCTCGGACTTCATCGCCAATGAAGCCGTGAAGTTCCGCCTGGGCGTGCTGGTCGAGGACACCTGGGGCCACGGCACCTTCACGGCCGCCAACCCGACCGTGGCCGTGGAAGTCTACCAGGCCTACCTGCAGTTCAAGTGGCCGGGTTGCGACATCCAGATCTCGGCCGGTCTCCAGCCGGCCTCCATTCCCCAGAGCTCGTTTTTCGCCGGCAGCATCGTGTTCGACGAAGACGTGGCCTCGCTGATCATCTCGGCGCCGCTGATCCCGGACCACCTGAGCCTGGTCTTGGCCTACGTGCGCACCATCTCGAGCGACCGGACCTACGCGCCGACCACCACGTCGGTCTACTCCAACGAAGAGGGCTACATGCTGGCCCTGCCCATCACCATCGAGGGCTTCAAGGCCACCCCGTGGGCCTTGTTCGGCGTCGGCGGCAAGGGCGGCCACTACCTGTCCGAGGCCGGTTGGGCCGAAGGCCTGATCTCCTCGGGCCTGTTCACGGTCGGACCCGTCGGCTGGAAAAACAACTTCATCACCGCCCTGTGGGCCGGCACCACCCTGGAAGTCACGACGTTTGATCCCTTCAAGTTCTACGCCGACGTCATCTGGGGCCAGCACGGCATGAACGAATACCGCAAGAACGTCCGCAACGGCTGGTTCATCGATGCGGCGGCGGAATACACGGGCCTGACCATGGTCACGCCCCAGGCCTTCGGCTTCTGGTCCACGGGCGAGGACAGCTCCACGAGAAACGGCTCCGAGCGCATGCCGAACTTCTTCCCCGGCTCCGGCCGCGGCGGCGAGCACAACGGCGGCACCCAGAGCTGGAACGCGGGCAACAGCTTCCTGTTCGACGGCGGCCAGGAGCTGGTCAAGGGCTCCAACATGGGCATCTCGCCGCTCGGCGCCTGGGGATTCGGCGCCTCGCTCAACAACATGAGCTTCCTCGACCAGCTGACCCACCGCCTGACCTTTGCCTACGTCCACGGCAACAACTCGGCCAAGGCCATCCGCTATGCCAACTTCGTGCTCGGCAGCAACCCCATCTTCCAGATGGGCCGCGACCTGACCGACAAGGAATGGGTCATTGGCCTGAACTTCGACACCAAGTACATGCTGTACGAAAACCTGGCGCTTATCCTCGAAACCGGCTGGGCCATCCCGGGCGAGTTCCAGAAGAACGTCTGGGGCCGCCGCCTGGCCAACAAGGCCGAGGACGCCTGGAAGGTCGCGTTCGGCCTGAAGTACACGTTCTAG
- a CDS encoding AmiS/UreI family transporter has product MTLAILIAISLMWLPVALLFLGYGEAKGTGAICAFVGICVVLGAFINVIQNDAFTAGLLFAHGLLYCTVAYALLTGLDNMKSVGNVSLTVAIVSFIYMLLYYHVKGSNYFTLACAGYTVLTLEVWLNAYGKLSGRLLAWSLIIWVPVGLYIPAFLLLSGKPLPF; this is encoded by the coding sequence ATGACGCTGGCTATCTTGATCGCCATTTCCTTGATGTGGTTGCCTGTGGCCCTGCTTTTTCTCGGCTACGGGGAAGCGAAAGGCACGGGCGCCATCTGCGCCTTTGTCGGCATTTGCGTCGTTCTCGGCGCATTCATCAACGTCATACAAAACGATGCGTTCACGGCCGGCCTGCTTTTTGCACACGGGCTGCTCTACTGCACCGTCGCCTACGCCCTTCTGACCGGCCTCGACAACATGAAGTCCGTCGGCAACGTCAGCTTGACGGTTGCCATCGTATCGTTCATCTATATGCTGCTTTACTACCATGTCAAAGGGAGCAACTACTTCACGCTGGCCTGTGCCGGGTACACGGTCCTGACGCTTGAAGTCTGGCTCAACGCTTACGGCAAACTGTCCGGCCGGCTGCTTGCCTGGTCGCTGATCATATGGGTCCCTGTCGGGCTTTACATCCCGGCTTTTCTGCTTCTCTCGGGCAAGCCGCTGCCGTTCTAG
- the glmS gene encoding glutamine--fructose-6-phosphate transaminase (isomerizing) → MCGIIGYCGHRPAVPVIVEGLRRLEYRGYDSAGVAFLQGKDLVTVKAEGKLANLENKLAAQNVYQATSGVGHTRWATHGLPTEKNAHPHLDASRAIALVHNGIIENYQDLKKELVAAGVRCVSETDTEILAQLIGFYLKEEGSLAEAISRALSRVEGSYAIVVVSRENPGMLYAARKHSPLVMGVGVGENFLASDIPAFLPYTREVVFLDDGEMARIDAGSWQVMDAATLEPIAKEVRHIAWDVSAAQKGGYKHFMLKEIFEQPRVIADCLAGRVDRNSGRVILPELEAAEVPERLFIVACGTSYHAGLWGMYLMEQWAGIPTRVEIASELRYRDPILGPGDTVLAISQSGETADTLAGIHLAKARGARVIGLCNVVGSSVAREADLVVHTQAGPEISVASTKAMCSQLALLTLMALAFGQRKGVLPEDAAKNCVPGLEHLPAALDAALPGMRQRARELCRVYAEARSFLYLGRGLCFPLALEGALKLKEISYIHAEGYAAGEMKHGPIALIDPKFPTFALAPIDSLYPKVKSNLQEVQARGGKIIALTQPGGDLDVDHPWETPAAWGPLASFMLLPALQLFAYEMADYLGKDVDQPRNLAKSVTVE, encoded by the coding sequence ATGTGCGGCATCATCGGGTATTGCGGACACCGGCCGGCCGTGCCGGTCATTGTCGAAGGCTTGCGGCGTCTTGAGTACCGGGGCTACGACTCCGCGGGCGTGGCTTTCCTCCAGGGCAAGGACCTGGTCACGGTCAAGGCCGAGGGCAAGCTCGCCAACCTGGAAAACAAGCTGGCCGCCCAGAACGTCTACCAGGCCACCTCCGGCGTCGGCCACACCCGCTGGGCCACCCACGGCCTGCCCACCGAAAAAAACGCCCACCCCCACCTGGACGCCTCCCGGGCCATCGCGCTCGTCCACAACGGCATCATCGAGAACTACCAGGACCTCAAAAAGGAGCTGGTCGCCGCCGGCGTGCGCTGCGTTTCCGAGACCGACACCGAGATCCTGGCCCAGCTGATCGGCTTCTACCTGAAGGAGGAGGGCTCCCTGGCCGAGGCCATTTCCCGTGCCCTGTCCCGGGTCGAGGGGTCATATGCCATCGTGGTGGTTTCCCGCGAGAATCCGGGCATGCTCTATGCCGCGCGAAAGCATTCGCCCCTGGTCATGGGCGTGGGCGTGGGCGAGAACTTCCTGGCTTCCGACATCCCGGCCTTTCTGCCCTACACCCGGGAAGTGGTCTTTCTGGACGACGGCGAGATGGCCCGCATCGACGCCGGCTCCTGGCAGGTCATGGACGCGGCCACGCTTGAGCCCATCGCCAAGGAGGTCCGGCACATCGCCTGGGACGTCTCGGCCGCCCAGAAGGGCGGGTACAAGCATTTCATGCTCAAGGAGATCTTCGAGCAGCCGCGCGTCATCGCCGACTGCCTGGCCGGCCGGGTGGACAGGAACTCGGGCCGGGTGATCCTGCCCGAACTCGAGGCCGCGGAGGTGCCGGAACGGCTTTTCATCGTGGCCTGCGGCACCTCGTACCACGCGGGCCTGTGGGGCATGTACCTCATGGAGCAGTGGGCCGGTATCCCGACCCGGGTCGAGATCGCCTCGGAGTTGCGCTACCGCGACCCGATCCTCGGCCCCGGCGACACGGTGCTGGCCATCAGCCAGTCCGGCGAGACGGCCGACACCCTGGCCGGCATCCACCTGGCCAAGGCCCGGGGGGCCCGGGTCATCGGCCTTTGCAACGTGGTCGGGTCGAGCGTGGCCCGCGAGGCCGACCTGGTGGTCCACACCCAGGCCGGGCCGGAAATTTCGGTTGCCTCCACCAAGGCCATGTGCTCCCAGCTCGCCCTCCTGACGCTCATGGCCCTGGCCTTTGGCCAGCGCAAGGGCGTCCTGCCGGAAGACGCGGCCAAAAACTGCGTGCCCGGCCTGGAACACCTGCCCGCCGCCCTGGACGCGGCCCTGCCCGGCATGCGCCAGCGCGCCCGGGAACTCTGCCGGGTCTATGCCGAGGCCAGAAGCTTCCTCTACCTCGGCCGGGGCCTGTGCTTTCCCCTGGCCCTCGAAGGGGCCCTCAAGCTCAAGGAAATTTCCTACATCCACGCCGAGGGCTATGCCGCCGGCGAGATGAAGCACGGCCCCATCGCGCTCATCGACCCCAAATTCCCGACCTTTGCCCTGGCTCCGATCGACAGCCTCTATCCCAAGGTCAAGTCCAACCTCCAGGAGGTCCAGGCCCGGGGCGGCAAGATCATCGCGCTCACCCAGCCCGGCGGCGACCTCGACGTGGACCATCCCTGGGAGACTCCGGCCGCCTGGGGGCCGCTCGCCTCCTTCATGCTGCTGCCGGCGCTCCAGCTGTTCGCCTACGAGATGGCCGATTACCTGGGCAAGGACGTGGACCAGCCGCGAAACCTGGCCAAAAGCGTGACCGTGGAGTAG
- a CDS encoding N-acetylmuramoyl-L-alanine amidase, whose amino-acid sequence MRRFSFVNWTLAALVAVVLAVGLAGVGRAADVSAGYQSAVRQFERLRDDPASAGRRDLWKALDARLAALAKAAGQDRLAARILYYQAWTNAELADRSYLDADYEAAAALYGRAAAADPKNAWADDALLRRAVLLKERLQKPAEARADLETVVRRYPKGDMAARAAALLAGLDAPAAPGKGQDKAEKAAPDKAAPVAPATSARPATLIRAAVAESSTGGRVTLTFDRETTYRYQLLDQKRASGEPVRLLYIDCDNTRTGEGLPSEKRFEKGAVSRLRAGYFTPETVRVVLELDDVRQYELHAESSPFRVVLDLTGAPAGQEAGKAPEYRAEASRRKEGGASKSMDWLGNLFHGEEASGPAPPSRKGQAASGGGPAAKARPAPSEPAPGASASGGGADPAKVRLRLPTLPDGRPRGGSLVEQFGLSVKTIMIDPGHGGKDPGAQGLFGVTEKDVNLQFAKVLGEALRKNGFNVLYTRTSDVFIPLETRTEMANTKGADLFVSIHCNSHGEAESSGLETYSLNLATSQDAVRVAARENAASQKKISDLQAILTDLMLSAKTAESKDLARLVQKRALGGLRGRYATRDRGPHEAPFFVLIGANMPAVLVELGYVTNPDEARRLTSDTYQQALARGMADGIAAYKKRIERYANL is encoded by the coding sequence GTGCGGCGTTTTTCCTTCGTCAACTGGACTCTGGCGGCGCTTGTGGCCGTGGTCCTGGCCGTCGGCCTGGCCGGCGTGGGCCGGGCGGCCGACGTGTCCGCCGGCTACCAGTCCGCGGTCCGGCAATTCGAGCGGCTGCGCGACGACCCGGCCTCGGCCGGCCGGCGCGACCTGTGGAAGGCCCTCGACGCCAGGCTCGCCGCCCTGGCCAAGGCGGCCGGCCAGGACAGGCTCGCGGCCAGGATCCTCTACTACCAGGCCTGGACCAACGCCGAGCTGGCCGACCGCTCCTACCTGGACGCGGACTACGAGGCCGCGGCCGCACTGTACGGGCGCGCCGCCGCGGCGGATCCCAAAAACGCCTGGGCCGACGACGCGCTCCTGCGCCGGGCGGTCCTTCTGAAGGAGCGTCTGCAAAAGCCGGCCGAGGCCCGGGCCGACCTGGAGACGGTGGTGCGCCGCTATCCCAAGGGGGACATGGCCGCCCGGGCCGCCGCCCTGCTGGCCGGCCTGGACGCCCCGGCCGCGCCGGGGAAGGGCCAGGACAAGGCGGAAAAGGCCGCGCCGGACAAGGCCGCCCCCGTTGCCCCGGCCACCTCGGCCCGGCCGGCCACCCTGATCCGGGCGGCCGTGGCCGAGAGTTCGACCGGCGGCCGGGTGACCCTGACCTTTGACCGGGAAACGACCTACCGCTACCAGCTTCTGGACCAGAAGCGGGCCAGCGGCGAACCGGTCAGGCTCCTCTACATCGACTGCGACAACACCCGCACCGGGGAGGGCCTGCCCTCGGAAAAGCGGTTCGAGAAGGGCGCGGTCTCGCGGCTTCGGGCCGGCTATTTCACGCCCGAGACCGTGCGCGTGGTCCTCGAACTCGACGACGTGCGCCAATACGAGCTCCACGCCGAATCCTCGCCCTTCCGGGTGGTCCTGGACCTGACCGGCGCGCCCGCCGGCCAGGAGGCCGGCAAGGCTCCGGAGTACCGGGCCGAAGCGAGCCGCCGCAAGGAAGGCGGGGCTTCGAAATCCATGGACTGGCTCGGCAACCTCTTTCATGGCGAAGAGGCCTCCGGCCCGGCGCCGCCTTCCCGCAAGGGCCAGGCCGCGTCCGGCGGCGGACCCGCGGCCAAGGCCCGGCCCGCTCCGTCCGAACCGGCCCCAGGCGCTTCGGCCTCCGGGGGGGGCGCGGACCCGGCCAAGGTCCGGCTGCGCCTGCCCACCCTGCCGGACGGCAGACCGAGGGGCGGCAGTCTGGTCGAGCAGTTCGGGCTGTCGGTCAAGACCATCATGATCGACCCCGGCCATGGCGGCAAGGATCCGGGGGCCCAAGGCCTTTTCGGGGTGACCGAAAAGGACGTGAACCTGCAGTTCGCCAAGGTCCTCGGCGAGGCCCTGCGCAAGAACGGTTTCAACGTCCTCTACACCCGCACGTCCGATGTGTTCATACCCCTGGAAACCAGGACCGAAATGGCCAACACCAAGGGTGCGGACCTCTTTGTCTCCATCCACTGCAACTCCCATGGCGAGGCCGAGTCCTCGGGCCTCGAAACCTATTCCCTGAACCTCGCCACGTCCCAGGACGCCGTGCGGGTGGCCGCCCGGGAAAACGCCGCTTCCCAGAAAAAGATCAGCGATTTGCAGGCCATCCTCACCGACCTCATGCTCTCGGCCAAAACCGCCGAGTCCAAGGATCTGGCCCGGCTCGTGCAAAAGCGGGCCCTGGGCGGTCTTCGCGGCCGCTACGCCACCCGGGACCGGGGGCCCCACGAGGCGCCCTTTTTCGTCTTGATCGGCGCCAACATGCCGGCCGTGCTGGTGGAACTCGGCTACGTCACCAATCCGGACGAGGCCAGGCGCCTGACTTCCGACACCTACCAGCAGGCCCTGGCCCGGGGCATGGCCGACGGCATCGCAGCCTACAAGAAACGCATCGAACGCTACGCCAACCTCTAG
- the pyrF gene encoding orotidine-5'-phosphate decarboxylase: MPETHADERLIVALDVPTAAEALELADRLAPHVRFFKVGLQLFLSAGFAVCDALAKRGLKVMLDLKFHDIPQTVALATGQFAGHDIALATVHGYPQVVEAAAKAKGGTKILAVTVLTSLGHDELQQSGFAGSLADLVRLRAVTSLSAGADGIVCSPLETALLRKNLGTKPLIVTPGIRPLDSTRDDQTRTATPLAAVSAGANHIVVGRPITKALDPAAAAKAILEEIR, translated from the coding sequence ATGCCCGAAACACACGCCGACGAACGCCTCATCGTGGCCCTGGACGTGCCGACCGCCGCCGAAGCCCTGGAACTGGCCGACCGCCTCGCCCCCCATGTCCGCTTTTTCAAGGTCGGGCTCCAGCTCTTCCTGTCCGCCGGCTTTGCCGTGTGCGACGCCCTGGCCAAGCGGGGCCTGAAAGTCATGCTCGACCTCAAGTTCCACGACATCCCCCAGACGGTCGCCCTGGCCACGGGACAATTCGCCGGCCACGACATCGCCCTGGCCACGGTCCACGGCTATCCGCAGGTGGTGGAAGCGGCGGCCAAGGCCAAGGGGGGGACCAAAATCCTGGCCGTGACGGTCCTGACCAGCCTTGGGCACGACGAACTCCAGCAGTCGGGCTTTGCCGGCTCCCTGGCCGATCTCGTGCGCCTGCGGGCCGTGACCTCGCTCTCGGCCGGGGCCGACGGCATCGTCTGCTCGCCGCTCGAAACCGCGCTTTTGCGCAAGAACCTCGGGACCAAGCCGCTTATCGTCACCCCGGGCATCCGGCCGCTCGACAGCACCCGCGACGACCAGACCCGCACGGCCACGCCGCTGGCCGCCGTCTCGGCCGGGGCCAACCACATCGTGGTCGGCCGCCCCATCACCAAGGCCCTGGACCCCGCCGCCGCCGCGAAGGCCATTTTGGAAGAAATCCGGTAG
- a CDS encoding glycogen/starch/alpha-glucan phosphorylase gives MAPVAKCNIETLEGDSLSCSIRDHITHSLGKPCSEAGHRDVAMALSMTLRDRLVDRMLETRMRYREARAKRMYYLSIEYLLGRCLGNNLFNMKIDDVCRSLVKDWGFDLEEIREFERDPSLGNGGLGRLAACFLDSLATLDMPGCGYGIHYEFGLFKQSIENDRQVERPDYWMAEGMPLQLERRDQAVIIPIYGRVEDHQGPDGKYLPLWVDWQDLMGVPYDIPIVGFGDKTVNYLRLFAAQSTDNFNMEIFDQGDYIKAIRQKVYSELISKILYPSESISFGKELRLIQEYFLVFCAIRDITRRFLKQNRNIEELPEFTAIQLNDTHPALAVAELMRLLVDERRVPWDRAWNLTNRTLSFTNHTLMPESLEMWPVDLMQKVLPRHLQIIYEINRRFLDEIRIVSNPDDATLRRMSLIEESGGKQVRMANLAVVGSHSVNGVSKLHSELVKKVLFPDYAALWPGKFNNKTNGITPRRWLYKANRGLSALITEAIGDGWIMDLDQLKKLEPLAGDAAFQEKFMAVKRANKERLAAFVAKTSGVVLPPHAAFDIQAKRIHEYKRQLLNVMHIIHDYLRLVEDGYEPPEPRVYIFAGKAAPGYFEAKEIIHLICCVAKVINADKQAAEYLKVVFAADYRVSLAEKLIPAADISEQISTAGTEASGTGNMKFSLNGALTIGTLDGANIEIREAVGEENFYLFGLTAQEVERQLAAGLYDPWEYYGKHPEIRRVLDALSAGRFTPEDPSAFHWIFEKLLSRNERYLHLADFMPYLETHQRVGMEYSRPEVWAQKAICNTARMGYFSSDRTVREYARDIWGIKPVPPK, from the coding sequence ATGGCGCCAGTCGCGAAATGCAATATCGAAACCCTTGAAGGCGATTCCCTGTCGTGTTCCATCCGCGACCACATCACCCATTCGCTCGGCAAGCCCTGCTCCGAGGCCGGCCACCGCGACGTGGCCATGGCCCTTTCGATGACCCTGCGCGACCGGCTGGTGGACCGGATGCTCGAAACGCGCATGCGCTACCGGGAAGCCCGGGCCAAGCGCATGTATTACCTGTCCATCGAATACCTGCTCGGCCGGTGCCTGGGGAACAATCTCTTCAACATGAAGATCGACGATGTCTGCCGGTCCCTGGTCAAGGACTGGGGCTTCGACCTGGAGGAGATCCGCGAGTTCGAGCGCGACCCGTCGCTTGGCAACGGCGGCCTCGGCCGGCTGGCCGCCTGCTTCCTGGATTCCCTGGCCACCCTCGACATGCCCGGCTGCGGCTACGGCATCCACTACGAATTCGGGCTTTTCAAGCAGAGCATCGAAAACGACCGCCAGGTCGAGCGGCCGGACTACTGGATGGCCGAAGGCATGCCCTTGCAACTGGAGCGGCGCGACCAGGCCGTCATCATCCCCATCTACGGCCGGGTGGAGGACCATCAGGGCCCGGACGGCAAGTACCTGCCGCTGTGGGTCGACTGGCAGGACCTGATGGGCGTGCCCTACGACATCCCCATCGTCGGGTTCGGGGACAAGACCGTCAATTACCTGCGCCTGTTCGCGGCCCAGTCCACGGACAATTTCAACATGGAGATTTTCGACCAGGGCGACTACATCAAGGCTATCCGCCAGAAGGTCTATTCGGAACTGATCTCGAAGATCCTCTACCCGAGCGAATCCATCTCGTTCGGCAAGGAACTGCGCCTGATCCAGGAATATTTCCTGGTTTTTTGCGCCATCCGGGACATCACCCGGCGTTTTCTCAAGCAGAACCGCAACATCGAGGAACTGCCGGAATTCACGGCCATCCAGTTGAACGACACCCACCCGGCCCTGGCCGTGGCCGAACTCATGCGCCTGCTGGTGGACGAGCGCCGGGTGCCCTGGGACCGGGCCTGGAACCTCACCAACCGGACGCTGTCTTTCACCAACCACACGCTCATGCCCGAGTCGCTGGAAATGTGGCCGGTGGATCTCATGCAAAAGGTCCTGCCGCGCCATTTGCAGATCATCTACGAGATCAACCGCCGGTTCCTGGACGAAATCCGCATCGTCTCCAACCCGGACGACGCCACCCTGCGCCGCATGTCCCTGATCGAGGAGTCGGGCGGCAAGCAGGTCCGCATGGCCAACCTGGCCGTGGTCGGCTCCCACTCGGTCAACGGCGTCTCGAAGCTCCACTCGGAACTGGTCAAAAAGGTCCTCTTCCCGGACTACGCCGCGCTTTGGCCCGGCAAGTTCAACAACAAGACCAACGGCATCACCCCCCGCCGCTGGCTGTACAAGGCCAACCGGGGCCTGTCAGCCCTCATCACCGAGGCCATCGGCGACGGCTGGATCATGGACCTCGACCAGCTCAAGAAGCTCGAGCCCCTGGCCGGGGACGCGGCCTTTCAGGAAAAATTCATGGCCGTGAAACGGGCCAACAAGGAACGGCTGGCCGCCTTCGTGGCCAAGACCTCGGGCGTGGTCCTGCCGCCCCATGCCGCCTTCGACATCCAGGCCAAGCGCATCCACGAATACAAGCGCCAGCTTTTAAACGTCATGCACATCATCCACGACTACCTGCGCCTGGTCGAGGACGGCTACGAACCGCCCGAGCCGCGCGTCTACATCTTCGCCGGCAAGGCCGCGCCCGGCTACTTCGAGGCCAAGGAAATCATCCACCTCATCTGCTGCGTGGCCAAGGTCATCAACGCCGACAAGCAGGCCGCCGAATACCTGAAAGTGGTCTTCGCCGCCGACTACCGCGTCTCCCTGGCCGAAAAGCTCATCCCGGCCGCGGACATCAGCGAACAGATCTCCACCGCCGGCACCGAGGCCTCGGGCACGGGCAACATGAAGTTCTCGTTAAACGGGGCTCTCACCATCGGCACCCTGGATGGGGCGAACATCGAAATCCGCGAGGCCGTCGGCGAGGAGAACTTCTACCTCTTCGGCCTGACGGCCCAGGAAGTGGAACGCCAGCTCGCGGCCGGCCTCTACGACCCCTGGGAATACTACGGCAAACATCCGGAAATCCGCCGGGTCCTCGACGCCCTCTCGGCCGGCCGGTTCACCCCCGAAGACCCGTCCGCCTTCCACTGGATCTTCGAGAAGCTTCTCTCCCGCAACGAACGCTACCTGCACCTGGCCGACTTCATGCCCTACCTCGAAACCCACCAGCGCGTGGGCATGGAATATTCCCGGCCCGAGGTCTGGGCCCAAAAAGCCATCTGCAACACCGCCCGCATGGGGTATTTCTCCTCGGACCGCACGGTCCGGGAATACGCGCGCGACATCTGGGGCATAAAGCCCGTGCCGCCCAAATAA
- a CDS encoding DNA polymerase IV: MALILHLDMDAFFASVEQLDDPSLRGKPVIIGQDLRGVVSAASYEARVYGVRSAMPVAEARRRCPHGVFLSGNRRRYSEVSRIVMATLENVSPLVEPASIDEAYVDVTGTETLFGPPEALGRRVKQMVREATGLPCSVGIAPVKFIAKIASDYDKPDGLTVVSEADVPVFLADLPVGKIPGVGRRAEASLSRLGIRRVGDILAYPPEFLERHCGKWGLDLYAKAHGRGSTTVAVAREAKSVSAENTFDTDTADRERLASWLLHQSERIGRELRQDGLAGRTITLKLKFNDFRQITRSRTLPEPIDSDGAIFAAATALLDAEPLPRPVRLIGVGVSNFGREPRQLGLFENPDRQREVQARKIDTALDAIRGKFGRAAIVRGRLFDFERKRKERKGGGDG; this comes from the coding sequence ATGGCCCTGATCCTTCACCTCGACATGGACGCCTTTTTCGCCTCGGTCGAGCAGCTCGACGACCCCTCGCTCCGCGGCAAGCCGGTCATCATCGGCCAGGACCTGCGCGGCGTGGTCTCGGCCGCCTCCTACGAGGCCCGGGTTTACGGCGTGCGCTCGGCCATGCCCGTGGCCGAGGCCCGGCGGCGCTGTCCCCACGGCGTCTTCCTGTCCGGCAACCGCCGGCGCTACAGCGAAGTCTCCCGCATCGTCATGGCCACGCTCGAAAACGTCTCCCCCCTGGTCGAGCCGGCCTCCATCGACGAGGCCTACGTGGACGTGACCGGCACCGAGACGCTTTTCGGCCCGCCCGAAGCCCTCGGCCGGCGGGTCAAGCAGATGGTCCGCGAGGCCACCGGCCTTCCCTGTTCCGTCGGCATCGCCCCCGTCAAATTCATCGCCAAGATCGCCTCGGACTACGATAAGCCCGACGGCCTGACCGTGGTCTCCGAGGCCGACGTGCCCGTCTTCCTGGCCGATCTGCCGGTCGGCAAGATCCCGGGCGTGGGCAGGCGGGCCGAAGCCTCCCTCTCGCGACTTGGCATCCGCCGCGTCGGCGACATCCTGGCCTATCCGCCGGAATTCCTGGAGCGCCACTGCGGCAAATGGGGCCTCGACCTCTACGCCAAGGCCCATGGCCGGGGCAGCACCACCGTGGCCGTGGCCCGCGAAGCCAAGTCCGTCAGCGCCGAGAACACCTTCGACACCGACACCGCCGACCGCGAACGCCTGGCTTCCTGGCTTCTCCACCAGTCCGAGCGCATCGGCCGCGAGTTGCGCCAGGACGGCCTCGCCGGCCGGACCATCACCCTCAAACTCAAGTTCAACGACTTCCGCCAGATCACCCGCAGCCGCACCCTGCCCGAGCCGATCGACAGCGACGGGGCCATCTTCGCCGCCGCAACGGCCCTCCTTGACGCCGAGCCCCTGCCGCGCCCCGTGCGCCTCATCGGCGTCGGCGTCTCCAACTTCGGCCGCGAACCCCGGCAGCTCGGCCTCTTCGAAAACCCCGACCGGCAGCGCGAAGTCCAGGCCCGCAAGATCGACACGGCCCTCGACGCCATTCGCGGCAAGTTCGGCCGCGCCGCCATCGTGCGCGGCCGGTTGTTCGATTTCGAGCGGAAGCGGAAGGAGCGAAAAGGCGGCGGTGACGGGTGA